Proteins from one Bifidobacterium sp. ESL0732 genomic window:
- a CDS encoding glycosyltransferase, with protein sequence MTTQQQPQTAQHSFHSVKASSDSKHDLSNPPEHVSIAESVGNPAYVDADIVIPVYNECEQLADSVIALMRFLSSSRHSRFLAQSQPSYFPLYSWNIVIADNASTDDTWPIAASLAWQYPRFIRAVRIPAKGRGRALKLAWGESHAKVRAYMDVDLSTDVRLTDVLVNSILRGQAEVASGCRLLDESHVTRSAKREFISRSYNTLLRTTLGVTFKDAQCGFKAISARAARFLLPKIQDNEWFFDTELLTLAQTYGLPTYIFPVRWVEDAGTTVDIPDTIRKDLEGIKRMRHRLATSLI encoded by the coding sequence ATGACAACACAACAACAGCCGCAAACGGCACAGCATAGTTTCCATTCCGTCAAAGCTTCCTCCGATTCCAAGCACGACTTGTCCAATCCGCCCGAGCACGTCTCCATCGCGGAAAGTGTGGGGAATCCGGCATATGTGGATGCCGACATTGTTATCCCCGTCTACAACGAATGCGAGCAACTCGCCGATTCGGTGATTGCCTTGATGAGGTTTTTGAGTTCCTCGCGTCATAGTCGGTTCTTGGCGCAATCTCAGCCGTCTTATTTTCCGCTATACAGCTGGAATATCGTCATTGCCGACAACGCGAGCACTGACGATACCTGGCCGATTGCGGCAAGCTTGGCTTGGCAATATCCGAGGTTCATCCGCGCCGTCCGTATTCCGGCGAAAGGCCGAGGCCGTGCGTTGAAATTGGCGTGGGGTGAATCCCACGCGAAAGTCCGGGCGTATATGGACGTCGATTTATCCACCGATGTCCGACTGACCGATGTGCTGGTCAATTCGATTTTGCGCGGTCAGGCCGAAGTGGCAAGTGGCTGCCGTCTGCTCGACGAGTCTCATGTCACCCGCTCGGCCAAGCGAGAGTTCATTTCGCGGAGCTATAACACGTTGTTGCGCACGACATTGGGCGTCACTTTTAAGGATGCGCAATGCGGTTTCAAAGCAATCAGCGCCAGAGCCGCCAGATTTTTGCTGCCGAAAATACAAGACAACGAATGGTTCTTCGACACCGAACTCTTGACGCTTGCGCAGACATATGGCCTGCCCACCTATATATTCCCCGTGCGCTGGGTTGAGGACGCGGGCACGACCGTCGACATTCCTGACACCATCCGCAAGGACCTTGAAGGGATCAAGCGGATGCGGCACAGGCTTGCCACTTCACTTATTTGA
- a CDS encoding glycosyltransferase family 39 protein has product MNERSNQFGRIKSAFVGIPGGCFVSADPVHTVRHSVARKRTWLDWLAFGIMMAASVAIMFVNLTANGFANEFYAAAAQAGSKNWEAFLWGSSDAANSITVDKPPAALWLMALSIKAFGLNSFALLLPEALCGVLSVWLLYASVRRYWGNWAGIIAGSTLALTPVVALMFRFDNPDALLVLLMIAASVLVLRALEYEPDRKGNRKRTLWLALAGVCIGLGFLTKQMQVFLVLPGFALAILIASPTKFWRRLVDSVVALASMVISAGWWVLLTVIVPAGSRPYIGGSQNNSFLELTFGYNGFGRLTGNETGSVVPGGGGGRAPADHAGTGSTGGKISETLGNAYSAMTGMDGGPGPVPGTAGLGQSHTGRGQGGGMWGQTGITRLFDGVYGTQISWLAPIALAGILIGLAVSIRVRRTDMRRAGVMVWGGWLAVTWLTFSFMGGIFHQYYTVALAPAVAVMVAVAVQSLWERRDTLWSRLMAMALVLVNTLWAGQLLSRATWLPWLRPAVLVIGGLATLALLVSAIALLPIRSLHALRSGKGANVIGKIGLIGIVLAVVALYAGPAAWTGYTVATGHHGSIVTAGPEISGSMGGPGGPGGGRGGRGGFGGQGGQGGPGGNMPGGGQQGQVQGQSQGQAGAGNLDGQGQGGFGAGMPSQNNQNGQNGTNGQSSGSGKNSASRHDGFSSRGQRGANSMRNGHGGAGGLLGGDGASSVGSKLKSLLMKDSDQYTWIAAATGSQSASGYQLATQQPVMPIGGFNGSDPSPTLAQFKSYVKQGKIHYYIGGGEMGGRHNGGDGGGMGGNQMGGSNASSQIATWVEANFKSQTVDGVTLYDLTAPKATK; this is encoded by the coding sequence ATGAACGAAAGATCAAATCAGTTCGGTCGCATCAAATCGGCCTTCGTCGGCATTCCCGGAGGCTGTTTCGTCTCCGCCGACCCGGTGCACACCGTCCGCCATTCCGTCGCCCGCAAACGCACATGGCTCGATTGGCTCGCTTTCGGCATCATGATGGCAGCAAGCGTGGCGATCATGTTTGTCAACCTCACGGCCAACGGCTTCGCCAACGAATTCTACGCAGCCGCCGCCCAAGCCGGTTCGAAAAACTGGGAGGCGTTCCTATGGGGGTCGTCGGATGCCGCGAACTCCATCACCGTCGACAAGCCACCGGCCGCGTTGTGGCTGATGGCGCTTTCCATCAAAGCGTTCGGTCTGAATTCCTTCGCTTTGCTGCTGCCCGAAGCACTCTGCGGGGTGCTGAGCGTGTGGCTGCTATACGCTTCGGTGCGCCGGTACTGGGGCAATTGGGCCGGTATCATCGCCGGTTCGACGCTCGCGCTGACCCCTGTGGTCGCGCTGATGTTCCGTTTCGATAATCCTGACGCGCTGCTCGTTTTGCTGATGATTGCCGCTTCGGTCTTGGTCTTGCGAGCCTTGGAATATGAACCAGACCGTAAAGGCAACCGCAAGCGCACTTTGTGGCTGGCGCTTGCCGGAGTATGCATCGGCCTAGGCTTCCTCACCAAACAGATGCAGGTGTTTCTCGTTCTTCCGGGCTTTGCGCTCGCGATTCTCATCGCCTCACCGACCAAATTCTGGCGACGTTTGGTCGACAGTGTTGTCGCGCTCGCTTCGATGGTGATCAGCGCCGGCTGGTGGGTCCTGCTCACGGTTATCGTCCCCGCCGGTTCGCGCCCGTACATCGGCGGTTCACAGAACAATTCGTTCCTTGAACTCACCTTTGGATACAACGGCTTCGGCCGTCTGACCGGCAATGAAACAGGCTCTGTCGTTCCGGGAGGCGGTGGCGGCCGCGCGCCCGCTGACCACGCCGGCACCGGTTCCACGGGCGGCAAGATTTCCGAAACCCTCGGCAACGCCTACAGCGCGATGACCGGCATGGATGGAGGTCCCGGCCCTGTTCCTGGTACTGCAGGTCTAGGCCAAAGCCACACTGGCCGAGGCCAAGGCGGCGGTATGTGGGGCCAGACTGGTATCACGCGTCTTTTCGACGGGGTCTACGGTACCCAGATTTCGTGGCTTGCCCCCATTGCGCTGGCTGGCATCCTCATCGGCCTCGCCGTTTCGATTCGTGTTCGTCGCACCGACATGCGTCGCGCCGGTGTGATGGTGTGGGGCGGTTGGCTGGCTGTCACTTGGCTGACCTTCAGCTTCATGGGCGGCATTTTCCATCAGTATTACACTGTGGCTCTTGCACCCGCGGTTGCTGTGATGGTTGCCGTTGCCGTGCAAAGCCTCTGGGAACGGCGTGATACGTTGTGGTCGCGTCTGATGGCGATGGCACTGGTACTTGTCAACACTCTGTGGGCCGGGCAATTGCTTTCACGCGCGACTTGGTTGCCGTGGCTGCGTCCTGCGGTTCTCGTCATCGGCGGTCTGGCGACGCTCGCGCTGCTGGTTTCCGCTATCGCTCTGCTGCCGATACGTTCGTTGCATGCTCTGCGTTCCGGCAAAGGCGCGAATGTCATCGGCAAGATTGGTTTAATCGGCATCGTTTTGGCCGTGGTCGCCCTTTACGCCGGCCCAGCCGCATGGACGGGCTATACGGTTGCCACTGGTCATCACGGTTCAATAGTCACGGCCGGCCCGGAGATTTCAGGTTCGATGGGCGGTCCTGGCGGTCCCGGCGGTGGTCGTGGTGGACGCGGAGGTTTTGGCGGTCAAGGTGGCCAAGGAGGTCCCGGAGGGAATATGCCTGGTGGTGGCCAACAAGGTCAGGTTCAAGGTCAAAGTCAGGGTCAGGCCGGTGCTGGGAACCTTGACGGACAAGGTCAGGGTGGCTTCGGAGCAGGCATGCCGAGCCAGAATAACCAGAATGGCCAAAACGGCACCAACGGCCAAAGCAGTGGAAGTGGCAAAAATAGCGCAAGTCGCCATGACGGTTTCTCGAGTCGAGGCCAACGCGGTGCTAACAGCATGCGTAACGGCCACGGCGGTGCCGGCGGTCTGCTTGGCGGTGACGGTGCAAGCTCGGTCGGCAGCAAACTCAAGAGTCTGCTGATGAAAGACTCCGACCAGTACACATGGATTGCCGCAGCCACGGGTTCGCAGAGCGCGTCCGGCTACCAGCTGGCCACGCAGCAGCCTGTCATGCCTATCGGCGGTTTCAACGGCTCCGACCCGAGCCCGACGCTCGCGCAGTTCAAGAGTTACGTCAAGCAAGGCAAGATTCACTACTACATCGGCGGCGGCGAAATGGGAGGTAGGCATAACGGCGGCGATGGCGGCGGCATGGGCGGCAACCAGATGGGCGGTTCCAACGCTTCCAGCCAGATTGCCACATGGGTCGAGGCCAACTTCAAGTCCCAAACGGTCGACGGCGTTACCCTCTACGACCTGACCGCCCCCAAGGCCACTAAGTAA
- the metA gene encoding homoserine O-succinyltransferase gives MPIKIASGLPAREILDSERIFAIEKPEAEQQKIRPLKLVILNLMPKKIETETQLLRLISKSPLQVDIDFMKTSTHEPTHVSADHLLKFYENFDAFKDNYYDGLVVTGAPVEQLDFAEVDYWDELTQILDWAQTHVFSTMYLCWGAMAGLNYRYGIRKVDFKEKLFGVFPQFLQDEYCFITNGFDEISLQPHSRVAGMNEDDIAANKDLQVLTWGPQTGSGLIAARDFSEVFVLGHWEYGKYTLRDEYERDKAKGLTNVPFPVNYFPHDDPTMEPLFSWRAHANLLWRNWLNWVYETTPYDLKEVPKLRAEKKLGTDRSIRHEPGVPRNDCFKQLVNDGYGLISDAIGK, from the coding sequence ATGCCTATCAAGATTGCCAGCGGACTGCCGGCGCGTGAAATACTCGATAGCGAAAGGATCTTCGCCATCGAAAAACCTGAGGCGGAGCAGCAGAAGATCCGCCCCCTGAAGTTGGTCATCCTCAACCTCATGCCCAAGAAAATCGAGACGGAAACGCAGCTGTTGCGTCTGATTTCCAAGTCGCCTCTGCAGGTCGACATCGATTTCATGAAAACCTCGACCCACGAGCCCACGCATGTCAGTGCCGACCATCTGCTCAAGTTTTACGAGAACTTTGATGCCTTCAAAGACAACTATTACGACGGCCTGGTGGTCACGGGCGCGCCCGTGGAGCAGCTTGATTTCGCAGAGGTAGATTACTGGGACGAGTTGACGCAGATCCTCGACTGGGCGCAGACCCACGTTTTCTCCACGATGTACCTGTGCTGGGGAGCGATGGCCGGCCTCAACTACCGTTACGGGATCCGCAAGGTTGATTTTAAAGAAAAGCTTTTCGGCGTGTTCCCGCAATTTCTGCAGGACGAGTATTGCTTTATCACCAACGGATTCGATGAGATTTCACTGCAGCCGCATTCACGCGTTGCTGGCATGAACGAGGACGATATCGCCGCGAACAAGGATTTGCAGGTGCTCACCTGGGGGCCGCAGACCGGTTCCGGGCTTATAGCCGCCCGTGATTTTTCCGAGGTTTTCGTGCTTGGCCATTGGGAATACGGCAAGTACACTTTGCGAGACGAATACGAGCGCGACAAAGCCAAAGGCCTTACGAATGTGCCGTTCCCGGTCAACTATTTCCCGCACGATGACCCCACGATGGAGCCGCTCTTCTCGTGGCGTGCCCATGCGAATCTGCTCTGGCGCAACTGGCTCAACTGGGTTTACGAAACCACTCCGTATGATCTCAAAGAGGTTCCGAAACTTCGCGCAGAGAAAAAATTGGGTACTGATCGCTCCATTCGACATGAGCCTGGCGTTCCGCGCAACGATTGTTTCAAACAACTTGTAAATGATGGATATGGACTTATCTCGGATGCGATAGGAAAGTGA
- the atpB gene encoding F0F1 ATP synthase subunit A: MIEAVGTNMLLASASGADLPGVNDFLPPEILFQGTPFAINRIILIRIVATILLLIILGITAARAKLIPGRWQGLIEFGMDFVRNSVVYETMGELRGKRYVPMITTLFFTIFFFNLFGVIPGANMAATATITMPLVFAIWVLVQYWIAACREKGLWGYIRDECFTPGVPWPVYILLAPIQLLELVIIRPASLTIRLFANMISGHLTVATCLAFAQFWMIESANKMVGIPVGAAWFLGGFVMTLFEVFVAFLQAYVFSILATVYINLSYPEAE, translated from the coding sequence ATGATCGAAGCTGTTGGCACGAATATGTTGTTGGCATCGGCGTCTGGCGCGGATTTGCCGGGTGTCAACGACTTCCTGCCTCCGGAGATTCTTTTCCAGGGCACGCCGTTCGCTATCAACCGCATCATTCTCATCCGCATCGTTGCCACGATTCTTTTGCTCATCATTTTGGGCATCACCGCGGCTCGTGCCAAGCTCATTCCCGGTCGTTGGCAGGGTCTGATCGAATTCGGCATGGACTTCGTACGCAACAGCGTGGTGTACGAGACCATGGGCGAGTTACGCGGCAAACGTTACGTGCCGATGATCACCACCCTGTTCTTCACGATTTTCTTCTTCAACCTCTTCGGTGTCATCCCCGGGGCCAATATGGCCGCGACGGCCACCATCACCATGCCGTTGGTCTTCGCTATCTGGGTACTGGTGCAGTACTGGATCGCCGCATGCCGTGAAAAAGGACTTTGGGGCTACATTCGCGACGAGTGCTTCACGCCTGGAGTGCCGTGGCCCGTCTACATCCTTCTGGCTCCGATTCAGCTGCTCGAGTTGGTCATCATCCGCCCGGCGTCGCTGACGATTCGACTGTTCGCCAACATGATTTCCGGCCACCTTACGGTCGCTACGTGCTTGGCGTTCGCCCAGTTCTGGATGATTGAGTCGGCCAACAAGATGGTGGGTATCCCGGTGGGTGCCGCGTGGTTCCTCGGCGGTTTTGTGATGACGCTTTTCGAAGTCTTCGTCGCGTTCCTGCAGGCCTACGTCTTCTCTATCCTTGCAACGGTCTATATCAACCTGAGTTATCCGGAGGCCGAATAG
- the atpE gene encoding ATP synthase F0 subunit C yields the protein MDIITLAAVSGNLSVIGYGLATLGPGLGLGILFGKAMESTARQPEVSGKIQMIMFIGLALVEVLGLLGFVAALVL from the coding sequence ATGGATATCATCACTCTCGCAGCGGTTTCTGGCAACCTGAGCGTTATCGGCTACGGCCTGGCCACCCTCGGCCCGGGCCTTGGTCTCGGCATTCTCTTCGGCAAGGCCATGGAGTCCACGGCCCGCCAGCCCGAAGTCAGCGGCAAGATCCAGATGATCATGTTCATCGGCTTGGCACTGGTCGAGGTGCTCGGCCTGCTCGGCTTCGTCGCCGCTCTGGTGCTCTAA
- a CDS encoding F0F1 ATP synthase subunit B, whose product MTFAASKGINLFIPKVYDIVWSLIILAIVAVFFYKFFMPKFNAIFDERAEKIEGNIAKAKKAKEDADSAKKKYEDQLNHARVDASKITDNARGEATKIISDAHTRADKEAEQITANAQRSIASQQQQAMVSLKSEVGTLATALAGKILGAKLEDSDVQTNMLDGMIDDLDKKTDNTK is encoded by the coding sequence ATGACATTTGCTGCCTCGAAGGGCATCAACCTGTTTATCCCGAAGGTCTATGACATCGTATGGTCCCTGATCATTCTTGCCATAGTCGCTGTGTTCTTCTACAAATTCTTTATGCCGAAGTTCAACGCCATTTTCGACGAACGTGCCGAAAAGATCGAAGGCAACATCGCCAAGGCCAAAAAGGCCAAGGAAGATGCGGACTCGGCCAAGAAGAAGTATGAGGATCAACTCAACCACGCCCGTGTCGATGCTTCCAAGATCACCGACAACGCTCGCGGCGAGGCGACGAAGATCATTTCCGACGCCCACACCCGTGCGGACAAGGAAGCTGAGCAGATCACCGCGAACGCACAGCGCTCGATAGCCTCGCAGCAGCAGCAGGCGATGGTGTCGTTGAAGAGCGAGGTCGGTACATTGGCCACAGCTCTCGCTGGCAAAATCCTGGGTGCCAAGCTCGAGGATAGTGACGTGCAGACCAACATGCTCGACGGTATGATCGACGATCTCGACAAGAAAACGGACAATACGAAGTGA
- a CDS encoding F0F1 ATP synthase subunit delta translates to MRGEASLHADRQSRDSLAPKLRAKGTDAWRIGEELFVVTNLLDHDAQVERSLTDPSRPTADKVALINGILADQADPLTVEILSDLVSRNWSRVVDIANAVEDFAVDAMMYYADATDSTLAVSVELAEMRSALLKMSVLRSKLSDDFAPAKARLDLLHAVFGNSKLNKVTMRLAEHAVANPRHRRFLETLEWLIAKFTRHMGESMVTVTTATPLNKAQIKRLTEIYTNKLGRPVHINSSVDPSVLGGMRVQIGADVTDNTVAAQLLQLRRKVTTEM, encoded by the coding sequence ATGCGAGGAGAAGCGTCATTACACGCCGATCGCCAATCGCGTGATTCCCTGGCCCCGAAGCTGAGGGCGAAGGGAACGGATGCCTGGCGAATCGGTGAAGAGCTGTTCGTCGTCACCAACCTGCTTGACCATGATGCGCAGGTGGAGCGTTCGCTTACCGATCCCTCACGGCCTACTGCCGACAAGGTTGCGCTTATCAACGGTATTCTTGCCGATCAGGCGGATCCTTTGACGGTGGAGATTCTGAGCGATTTGGTTTCCCGCAATTGGAGCCGAGTCGTTGATATCGCCAATGCTGTAGAGGATTTCGCGGTCGATGCCATGATGTATTACGCCGATGCGACCGATAGCACACTTGCTGTTTCCGTCGAATTGGCGGAAATGCGTTCCGCATTGCTCAAGATGTCGGTGTTGCGTTCCAAGCTTTCCGATGACTTTGCACCAGCCAAGGCGCGCCTTGACCTCCTGCATGCGGTTTTCGGCAACTCAAAACTCAACAAGGTGACCATGAGATTGGCCGAACACGCGGTGGCCAATCCTCGTCATCGTCGCTTCCTTGAGACCCTTGAGTGGCTTATCGCCAAGTTCACCCGCCATATGGGTGAATCGATGGTCACCGTCACCACGGCCACGCCGTTGAACAAGGCGCAGATTAAGCGGCTTACCGAGATCTACACAAACAAGCTCGGTCGCCCGGTGCATATCAATTCGTCCGTTGATCCCTCGGTTCTCGGCGGTATGCGTGTGCAGATTGGAGCGGATGTCACGGACAACACCGTCGCCGCCCAGCTTTTGCAATTGCGTCGTAAAGTGACCACGGAAATGTGA
- the atpA gene encoding F0F1 ATP synthase subunit alpha: MAELTIDPANVRKALDDFVDSYKPSDTPTQEVGYVATAGDGIAHVTGLPGCMANELLTFEDGTLGLAFNLDPREIGVVILGDFAGVEEGQEVRRTGEVLSVPVGDGYLGRTVDPLGKPIDGLGEIKSEGRRILEAQAPDVMHRQPVVEPLSTGLKAIDAMTPIGRGQRQLIIGDRQTGKTAIAIDAILNQKSNWESGDPKKQVRCIYVAVGQKGSTIASVRQSLEEAGAMEYTTIVASPASDSAGFKYIAPYTGSAIGQHWMYHGKHVLIVFDDLSKQAEAYRSISLLLRRPPGREAYPGDVFYLHSRLLERCAKLSDDLGAGSMTGLPIVETKANDVSAYIPTNVISITDGQIFLQSDLFNANQRPAVDVGISVSRVGGAAQTKALKKVSGTLKISLAQYRSLQSFAMFASDLDAASKAQLTRGARLTELLKQPQFSPYSMEQEVVSVWAGTHGKLDDLEIADVLPFEHGLLGYLEHNTDILKTIRDTENFTDDTEKALDAAVEKYRENYVTKAGKPLVIKKPVATTPTKIEQEKIVAGDK; the protein is encoded by the coding sequence ATGGCAGAACTTACCATTGATCCTGCGAATGTGCGAAAGGCCCTCGACGATTTCGTCGATTCGTACAAGCCCAGCGACACTCCCACCCAAGAGGTGGGTTATGTTGCGACGGCCGGCGATGGCATCGCACACGTAACGGGACTGCCTGGTTGCATGGCCAACGAGCTGCTGACGTTTGAAGACGGCACGCTCGGCCTGGCTTTCAACCTTGATCCCCGTGAGATCGGCGTGGTTATCCTCGGCGACTTCGCAGGTGTCGAGGAAGGCCAGGAGGTACGGCGCACCGGAGAGGTGCTGTCCGTGCCGGTCGGCGACGGCTACCTCGGGCGTACGGTTGACCCTCTGGGCAAACCGATCGATGGCTTGGGTGAAATCAAAAGCGAAGGCCGCAGAATTCTCGAGGCGCAGGCCCCGGATGTGATGCATCGTCAACCCGTCGTGGAACCGCTTTCCACGGGGCTCAAGGCCATTGACGCGATGACACCGATCGGCCGTGGTCAGCGCCAGCTCATCATTGGCGATCGCCAGACCGGCAAGACGGCCATCGCGATCGATGCGATTCTGAACCAGAAGAGCAACTGGGAGAGCGGCGACCCGAAGAAACAGGTGCGCTGCATCTATGTGGCTGTCGGTCAGAAGGGCTCCACCATCGCCTCCGTGCGTCAGAGCCTTGAAGAGGCGGGTGCGATGGAGTATACGACCATCGTGGCTTCCCCGGCTTCCGATTCCGCTGGTTTCAAGTACATCGCCCCCTACACCGGCTCGGCCATCGGCCAGCACTGGATGTATCACGGCAAGCACGTCCTCATCGTCTTCGACGATCTGTCGAAGCAGGCCGAGGCCTACCGTTCGATTTCCCTGCTGCTGCGTCGTCCGCCGGGGCGTGAAGCTTACCCGGGAGACGTCTTCTATCTGCATTCCCGTCTGCTCGAACGCTGTGCCAAGCTCTCCGATGATCTTGGCGCCGGCTCGATGACCGGTCTGCCGATTGTGGAGACAAAGGCAAACGACGTGTCCGCCTACATCCCGACGAACGTCATTTCCATCACAGACGGCCAGATCTTCCTGCAGTCCGACCTGTTCAATGCCAACCAGCGCCCCGCTGTGGACGTCGGCATCTCGGTTTCCCGTGTCGGTGGCGCGGCCCAGACCAAGGCGTTGAAGAAGGTCTCCGGCACCCTGAAGATCTCCTTGGCCCAGTACCGTTCGCTGCAGTCCTTCGCGATGTTCGCCTCCGATTTGGATGCGGCTTCCAAGGCCCAGCTGACGCGCGGTGCGCGACTGACCGAACTGTTGAAGCAGCCTCAGTTCTCGCCGTATTCGATGGAGCAGGAGGTCGTCTCCGTATGGGCCGGCACTCACGGCAAGCTCGATGATCTCGAGATCGCCGACGTGCTGCCGTTTGAGCATGGCCTGTTGGGCTATCTCGAGCACAACACCGATATCTTGAAGACGATTCGCGACACCGAGAACTTCACCGATGACACGGAGAAGGCTTTGGACGCGGCCGTCGAGAAATACCGTGAGAACTATGTGACCAAGGCCGGCAAGCCGTTGGTCATCAAGAAGCCGGTCGCCACCACTCCTACCAAGATTGAGCAGGAAAAGATTGTGGCGGGTGATAAGTAA
- a CDS encoding F0F1 ATP synthase subunit gamma, protein MASQLGLKSRITSTTSLGKIFNAQEMIASSHIAKARTVALNAKPYSDAIFDAVQALAAHTDIDHPIVKSTERNPRVAVLALTSDRGMAGAYTSSIIRETESLLARLDEAGKQPLLYVYGRRGVSYYQYRNRQIAATWEGNTDQPGAETAREIANRLLDDYMKTAAQGGVSELYIVFTEFVNMVVQKVRVLRMLPVELVRNNDQKPGVNAAAKSGDSAKTESGEAGSSAATAAGDETSVAKSDQMSPLYTFEPNVHKVLDAILPKYVQSRIHECLLTAAASETASRQNAMHTATDNANNLIDTLTHQLNASRQASITQELTEIISSADALNKEEE, encoded by the coding sequence ATGGCTTCGCAACTCGGATTGAAATCACGCATCACCTCCACCACGTCGTTGGGCAAGATCTTCAACGCGCAGGAGATGATCGCTTCTTCGCATATCGCCAAGGCACGTACCGTGGCGCTGAATGCGAAGCCATACAGCGACGCGATTTTCGATGCCGTCCAGGCGCTGGCCGCACATACCGATATTGATCATCCGATTGTCAAGTCCACGGAACGCAACCCCCGGGTCGCCGTTCTCGCCTTGACGTCGGACCGCGGTATGGCCGGTGCCTATACCTCGTCGATCATCCGCGAGACGGAATCGTTGCTCGCTCGCCTCGACGAAGCGGGCAAGCAGCCTCTGCTGTACGTTTACGGCCGTCGCGGTGTCTCCTATTATCAGTATCGCAATCGCCAGATTGCGGCGACATGGGAAGGCAACACCGACCAGCCGGGCGCGGAAACCGCTAGGGAAATCGCCAACCGGCTGTTGGACGACTATATGAAAACGGCTGCGCAAGGCGGTGTCTCCGAGCTGTATATCGTCTTCACGGAATTTGTGAACATGGTGGTGCAGAAGGTCCGTGTGCTGCGGATGTTGCCGGTTGAACTGGTCAGGAACAACGATCAGAAGCCCGGTGTCAATGCCGCCGCCAAGTCCGGAGACAGTGCCAAGACCGAAAGCGGAGAGGCCGGTTCTTCGGCGGCTACTGCTGCCGGGGATGAGACGTCCGTGGCGAAAAGCGATCAGATGTCGCCGCTCTATACGTTTGAACCGAATGTCCACAAGGTCTTGGATGCGATTCTGCCGAAGTACGTGCAGTCGCGTATCCATGAATGTCTGTTGACTGCGGCCGCCTCTGAGACGGCAAGCCGGCAGAACGCCATGCACACCGCGACAGACAACGCCAACAACCTGATCGATACGCTGACGCACCAGCTCAATGCTTCGCGTCAGGCCTCGATCACCCAGGAACTTACTGAGATAATCAGCAGCGCAGATGCGCTGAACAAAGAGGAAGAGTAG